TGCAAATTTGTGCACTATTGTGCAACAGAGAAAGAAGACCAGGAAGAAAGAAAAGCCGCCTTCAAAGGCAGCTTTTCAGATTAGTAAGGGATTGATAGATAGTCGTCGCAAAACTCAAAAAGAAGATTGGAACTCTTCTGCTCTGCGCTCAATTTCTGCCATATAGGATGTACGGGCTAACTCATGCGCATTGGGTGTCATAATGCTGATTAGCTGATACTTATCTGGATATAAGAAATGGCGGGAGTAAACAAGATAACTGTTTGATTTACGTGAGGCGGCAGGTAGTTTTGCAGGCCACGACTTTTCATCAGGTAAACGAATATGGATCTTAAAAACAAAAGAATCACGAAGACGCCCGCTATCTTCCCACTGCCCTTCGTTGCCAAAGACTGAGGGTAAAGATCCGCCGTTCTTCCATGACTGCAAAGCATGTGCATATTTACGAGCAACTGCGGGGAGTTCTATATCGTTGTGGACAGAGACTTTAATCATGGCCCTGCCTTAATGGAACGTTGGATCTTCAAGGCCCAGCTTTTTATGTTCACTGCGGATAA
The sequence above is drawn from the Serratia symbiotica genome and encodes:
- a CDS encoding type II toxin-antitoxin system YafO family toxin, whose product is MIKVSVHNDIELPAVARKYAHALQSWKNGGSLPSVFGNEGQWEDSGRLRDSFVFKIHIRLPDEKSWPAKLPAASRKSNSYLVYSRHFLYPDKYQLISIMTPNAHELARTSYMAEIERRAEEFQSSF